From the Opitutia bacterium genome, one window contains:
- a CDS encoding response regulator transcription factor has product MSTTATTEVRILVADDHFIVRMGLVALINTEPGLRVVAEADDGDKVVALYEQLRPELVLMDVRMPGRSGHEALRQIRRGAPDARVLMLSAFDGDEEIHTALEAGAQGYVLKSATDKELIPAIHAVAAGKRWIPRDVASRLKSRQLYEQLTPREIDVLNALARGLANKEIADRLGISEYTTKDHLKSILAKLRVADRTQAVTAALQRGIIHLCPPG; this is encoded by the coding sequence ATGAGCACCACCGCCACCACCGAAGTCCGAATCCTCGTCGCCGACGACCATTTCATTGTCCGCATGGGACTCGTCGCGCTCATCAACACGGAGCCCGGCCTCCGCGTCGTCGCCGAGGCCGACGACGGCGACAAAGTCGTCGCGCTCTACGAACAGCTTCGGCCCGAGCTCGTGCTAATGGACGTGCGCATGCCCGGCCGCAGCGGCCACGAGGCCCTGCGCCAGATCCGTCGCGGCGCGCCCGACGCACGCGTGCTCATGCTCTCGGCCTTCGACGGCGACGAGGAGATCCACACCGCCCTCGAAGCCGGCGCGCAGGGCTACGTGCTCAAGAGCGCAACCGACAAGGAACTCATCCCCGCCATCCACGCCGTCGCCGCCGGCAAGCGCTGGATCCCGCGCGACGTCGCCTCGCGCTTGAAGTCGCGCCAGCTCTACGAACAGCTCACGCCGCGCGAGATTGATGTGCTCAACGCCCTCGCCCGCGGCCTCGCCAACAAGGAGATCGCCGACCGTCTCGGCATCAGCGAATACACGACGAAGGATCACCTGAAGAGCATCCTCGCGAAACTCCGCGTCGCCGACCGCACGCAGGCCGTCACGGCTGCGCTCCAGCGCGGCATCATTCACCTCTGCCCCCCGGGCTGA
- a CDS encoding YkgJ family cysteine cluster protein: MTPTEQLCLACGLCCDGTLFDGVQLERGDSARKLNALGLPVTTYRGRIPISRFSQPCAALCEDRSCRLYANRPGQCRSFECKLFKQTRAGEVELGTALRLVAKTRRLADRARRLLQRLGDTEQHRSLGERFHRMDDRLRADPSDAEALARFADLSLTIHRLKLLAHERFYTRPEKTSLTE; encoded by the coding sequence GTGACTCCGACCGAACAACTTTGCCTCGCCTGCGGGCTGTGCTGCGATGGCACGCTCTTCGACGGCGTGCAACTCGAGCGCGGAGACAGCGCCAGGAAACTGAACGCGCTGGGTTTGCCGGTCACGACCTACCGCGGGCGCATACCGATCTCCCGTTTCTCGCAACCCTGCGCGGCCTTGTGCGAGGATCGCAGTTGCCGGCTCTACGCGAATCGCCCCGGGCAGTGCCGCAGCTTCGAGTGCAAGCTCTTCAAGCAAACCCGCGCGGGCGAAGTCGAACTTGGGACCGCGTTGCGCCTCGTCGCCAAGACCCGCCGGCTCGCCGATCGCGCGCGACGCCTGCTGCAGCGGCTGGGCGACACGGAGCAACACCGCTCGCTCGGCGAACGCTTCCATCGCATGGATGACCGCTTGCGCGCCGATCCGTCCGACGCCGAGGCCCTCGCGCGGTTCGCCGACCTGAGCCTCACGATTCATCGCCTCAAACTTCTCGCGCACGAGCGCTTCTACACCCGCCCGGAGAAGACGAGTCTGACCGAGTGA
- a CDS encoding inositol monophosphatase, with translation MQPAELLPEVAAIARGAGEIIRRHFAAPIPISARKSTRSDVVTAADTEAEAFIVRELLARFPTHHIVGEEGGGQGAPAATAPFHWFVDPIDGTVNFAAKLPHFCTSIALTTPDRQPLLGVIYDPTRDELFTATRGGGAHLNGGPLRVTTIEALNDAVLSTGFPYDKHTNPANNEREWAAFLKHIRGERRLGSAALDLAYVAAGRLDGYWENYLNPWDTMAGVLLVAEAGGTVTNYDGEPNPQRVDRGRYVASNGLIHGAMLDVLASVR, from the coding sequence ATGCAACCGGCCGAACTCCTTCCCGAAGTCGCTGCCATCGCCCGCGGGGCGGGCGAGATCATCCGCCGGCACTTCGCCGCGCCGATCCCGATCTCGGCGCGCAAGTCGACGCGCTCCGACGTCGTCACGGCCGCCGACACCGAGGCCGAGGCGTTCATCGTGCGCGAATTGCTGGCGAGATTTCCGACGCATCACATCGTCGGCGAGGAAGGCGGCGGGCAGGGCGCGCCGGCGGCCACGGCGCCGTTCCACTGGTTCGTCGATCCGATCGACGGCACGGTGAATTTCGCGGCGAAGCTCCCGCATTTCTGCACCAGCATCGCGCTCACGACGCCCGACCGGCAGCCACTGCTGGGCGTGATCTACGATCCGACGCGCGATGAGCTTTTCACCGCCACGCGTGGCGGTGGCGCGCACCTCAACGGCGGGCCGTTGCGCGTGACGACGATCGAGGCGCTGAACGACGCGGTGCTTTCCACCGGTTTCCCTTACGACAAGCACACCAACCCGGCCAACAACGAGCGCGAGTGGGCGGCGTTCCTGAAGCATATCCGCGGCGAGCGCCGGCTCGGCTCCGCCGCGCTCGACCTCGCCTACGTCGCCGCCGGGCGTCTCGACGGCTATTGGGAGAACTACCTGAATCCTTGGGACACGATGGCGGGCGTGCTGCTCGTGGCGGAAGCGGGCGGCACGGTGACCAACTACGACGGCGAACCGAATCCCCAGCGGGTCGACCGCGGGCGCTACGTCGCGAGCAACGGACTCATCCACGGCGCGATGCTGGATGTGCTCGCGTCGGTCCGCTGA
- a CDS encoding putative Ig domain-containing protein, whose amino-acid sequence MQFHRNDIETLRVDATGMVYYVCKGLTAVPEPAAEPHEAKPLIDGSWAPGSSASVAEPITVPIANPPAYSSRPGAANVLYLDFNGHVLTGSAWNSSANVSSWNFLAYDLDGDSATFSEAEQSAIYQIWQRVAEDFAPFNINVTTVEPTTFGPRTGRVLITRNTDANGVAAPYSTAGGVAYVGVFNYSSYVTTYQPALVYYNNLAGGRPDIVSEAASHEFGHNLGLSHDGTSSLTYYGGHGSGAVSWGPIMGTGYNQAVSQWSKGEYYGANNTEDDLAIMANLLTYRADDVGNTPATATTVVPQGNAISLSGLIEQSTDVDYFRLTLGGGTVSVTASPFRSAQYTNGGNLDIRLRLLDANGTVLATANPTDETRATLTATVTGGTFFLEVAPVGVGTPLSNPPSGYTVYGSIGQYTVTGTIPTTPAISSSLNAYGYLGTAFNYAIVAPGATTYNATGLPPGLSVNLDSGRISGTPTATGTFGVTIAAANSYGTDTRILTLNVTPAAPPAISSALTANANANATFSYAITATNNPSTFNAVGLPSGLTVNVDTGVISGTPIATGTYHVTIAAANIFGRDARTLTLTVAPHPSQPAITSSLTATALAGASFSYAITATNSPTAYNATGLPAGLAINQTSGLISGAPTASGTFGVTIAAANTFGTDTRTLVLSVGLPPIPLISSPLSASSQAGSFFSYTITASNSPTAFNATGLPAALSVNQTTGVISGTPTTAGTFDISIAAANYGGRDSRTLSLTVSPQPAPVIFSATAASAQVGVAFSYTIQATNSPTSFNALGLPPGLTINTSSGSITGTPTTPGTFGVTIAAANYGGRDSRTLTLNVVPAPPPVITSSLTSSATTGASYRYAITATNQPNSFNAIGLPSGLVVDTSTGVISGIPISVGSFNVEIAAANSTATDRKTLALTVAAGPPPNDNLANAVSLGSSRSGNIVGSNLHATRESAESTLPNAAGRTVWYSWFAPTNGATPISRMTFAVSGLDAVLAVYTGSAASGPYYLTEVGINDDDPAGGTTDSLLNFNAVAGNTYYILVDGADTRAGPFNLSWSDVATRAPTITNQSAVYLPAGISANYPIVALYSATDYAATGLPPGLTINSASGGIAGTPTTPGTFNVQLRAGNTIGWDTRAVSFVIYDTTVVPPNDNFANAQAINGGFGSLVANNARATAESGEPVHWSGNSHSIWYRWLAPSTGTALLTTKGSSFDTTLAVYTGTALSSLTIVARNDDSNTDTTSRLTFAATAGVTYYVAVDSYSSGSYGPVQLNWSGLAAMPPVIDSALTASITRDAPFSYSITAKNTPNSYNALGLPPGLSVDTVTGVISGTPTAIGAFGVSIAAANNYGRDARTLVITVVRPAPVITSALTASAQVDLPFRYAIDATNSPNAFNALGLPPGLTVDTSTGVVSGTPSASGAFAIAIAAANTTGRDSRILTLTVAPAVPPVITNGATATGYLRFPFELAIAATNGPTSFSASGLPAGLVVDPATGAISGAPTVMGTFVVQLRAANSAGSAMRDITMTVARAPQDSLLSGSQTDLLLENRVSGARVIWRMSGTSIVGSANLPTFTSGWHFAGVGDFNADGRADIVLQNTLSGEHVIWLMSGATIVSSVALPTLPTVWQIACVGDADADDQPDIFLQNSATGERVVWKMAGTAIQSSLALPALPTMWLIGGATDFSGDGRADIVLQNTESGERVLWIMNADFAIAQSVTLPAGYDGWRIAGVGHLTSDGRPNILLQNALSGERRLWSLASDYTVAATVTLPTLPAEWSFAGPAINAARGPIAKDLDRDGFPDILFSNPTERSRWLASLRDLEFHTVFELPGTAAEWRVSHGGDLNGDGYNDLLFENTGTGARGIWLMRGPTLVSALNLPTLAPGWRFESTTDLNHDRRTDILLRNINDGQQVVWILDGWRVHASVPLPTLSADWHVVGSGTFSVDGLAQFVLENSSTGEHVIWSVNPDGSVARSSPLPTLDRSWHIVAVADYDQDGNSDLLVHNPQAGHLIIWRMNGASISRSVQLPSVYAPSQIDG is encoded by the coding sequence ATGCAATTTCACCGCAATGACATCGAGACCCTGCGCGTCGACGCGACCGGCATGGTCTACTACGTCTGCAAGGGCTTGACCGCAGTGCCGGAACCAGCAGCCGAACCCCACGAGGCCAAACCTCTGATCGACGGGAGTTGGGCGCCCGGCAGTTCCGCCTCGGTGGCGGAGCCCATAACAGTGCCGATCGCAAACCCACCCGCCTACAGCAGCCGGCCCGGCGCAGCCAATGTGCTTTATCTGGACTTCAACGGCCATGTTTTGACGGGCTCCGCGTGGAACAGCAGCGCGAACGTCTCCTCGTGGAACTTCCTCGCGTATGATCTGGACGGCGATTCGGCGACATTCAGCGAAGCCGAGCAATCGGCGATTTACCAGATCTGGCAGCGCGTGGCGGAGGACTTTGCGCCGTTCAACATCAACGTGACCACGGTTGAGCCAACCACTTTCGGACCCCGAACAGGTCGTGTGCTGATCACACGCAACACGGACGCAAATGGCGTCGCGGCGCCCTATAGCACGGCAGGCGGCGTAGCCTACGTCGGAGTCTTCAACTACTCGAGTTATGTCACCACCTATCAGCCCGCGTTGGTCTACTACAACAACCTTGCCGGGGGCCGTCCCGATATCGTCTCGGAAGCCGCGAGCCATGAATTCGGCCACAATTTGGGCTTGTCCCACGACGGAACATCAAGCCTCACGTATTATGGCGGCCACGGCAGCGGCGCCGTTTCCTGGGGTCCCATCATGGGCACCGGCTACAACCAAGCCGTGAGCCAATGGTCGAAAGGCGAATACTACGGGGCCAACAACACCGAGGACGATCTGGCGATCATGGCGAATTTGCTCACCTATCGCGCGGACGACGTTGGCAACACACCGGCGACGGCGACGACGGTCGTTCCACAAGGCAACGCCATTTCCCTTTCCGGGCTCATCGAACAATCCACCGACGTCGACTATTTCCGGCTGACCCTCGGGGGAGGCACCGTGAGCGTGACCGCATCGCCGTTCCGTTCCGCTCAATACACGAACGGGGGCAACCTCGACATCCGGTTGCGCCTGCTCGACGCGAACGGCACGGTGCTCGCAACCGCGAATCCAACGGACGAAACCCGGGCGACCCTGACCGCAACCGTCACCGGCGGGACCTTCTTCCTCGAAGTGGCCCCGGTTGGCGTAGGAACCCCGCTCAGCAATCCGCCAAGTGGCTACACCGTCTATGGCAGCATCGGACAGTATACCGTTACTGGCACCATACCGACGACCCCGGCGATTTCGAGTTCACTGAACGCATATGGTTACCTCGGCACCGCATTCAACTACGCGATCGTCGCTCCGGGCGCGACGACCTACAACGCTACCGGGTTGCCTCCCGGCTTGTCGGTCAATCTCGACAGCGGACGGATCTCCGGCACCCCGACGGCAACAGGAACCTTCGGCGTCACGATCGCGGCGGCCAACAGCTACGGCACAGACACCCGGATTCTAACACTCAATGTCACACCGGCCGCCCCGCCCGCTATCAGCAGCGCGTTGACCGCCAACGCCAACGCCAATGCAACATTCTCCTACGCCATCACCGCCACAAACAACCCGTCAACCTTCAACGCGGTCGGACTCCCATCTGGGCTGACCGTCAACGTCGATACGGGCGTCATTTCGGGCACACCGATCGCCACCGGCACCTACCATGTGACCATCGCTGCGGCCAACATCTTCGGGCGCGATGCACGCACCCTCACCCTCACCGTCGCACCGCACCCATCGCAGCCCGCGATCACCAGTTCGCTGACCGCCACCGCCTTGGCCGGCGCGTCCTTCTCCTACGCGATCACCGCGACCAATTCGCCGACCGCCTACAACGCCACCGGACTCCCTGCCGGACTCGCCATCAACCAAACCTCCGGCCTCATCAGTGGCGCACCGACCGCGAGCGGAACGTTTGGCGTCACCATCGCGGCGGCGAACACTTTCGGCACCGATACGCGCACCCTCGTCCTCTCCGTCGGCTTGCCGCCAATCCCCCTGATCTCCAGCCCACTCTCAGCCAGCAGCCAAGCTGGATCATTCTTCAGTTACACGATCACGGCCTCGAACTCACCGACCGCATTCAATGCGACCGGGCTGCCCGCCGCCCTTTCCGTCAACCAAACAACCGGCGTGATTTCCGGCACTCCCACGACGGCAGGCACGTTCGATATCTCCATCGCCGCCGCCAACTACGGCGGCCGCGACTCCCGCACGCTCTCGCTGACGGTTTCCCCGCAGCCCGCCCCCGTCATCTTCAGTGCCACCGCCGCCTCGGCCCAGGTCGGCGTCGCATTTTCCTATACGATCCAAGCCACCAACAGCCCAACCAGCTTCAATGCGCTGGGGCTGCCGCCCGGGCTGACGATCAACACCTCCTCCGGCAGCATCACGGGCACTCCCACCACCCCCGGCACCTTTGGCGTCACCATCGCCGCCGCCAACTACGGTGGCCGCGACTCCCGCACGCTTACGTTGAACGTCGTTCCCGCCCCGCCCCCGGTGATCACCAGCAGCCTCACGAGTTCCGCGACCACGGGCGCCTCCTATCGCTACGCGATCACCGCCACCAACCAACCGAACAGCTTTAACGCCATCGGGCTCCCCTCCGGACTCGTCGTCGACACATCGACCGGCGTCATCAGCGGCATTCCGATCTCCGTCGGATCCTTCAATGTCGAGATTGCCGCCGCAAACAGCACCGCCACTGATCGCAAGACGCTCGCGCTCACCGTCGCAGCAGGACCGCCACCGAACGACAACTTGGCCAACGCGGTTTCCCTTGGCTCCTCCCGATCAGGCAACATCGTCGGCTCCAATCTCCACGCCACTCGGGAGTCCGCTGAATCCACCCTGCCCAACGCTGCGGGCCGCACCGTCTGGTATTCTTGGTTCGCACCGACCAACGGAGCGACGCCGATCAGCCGCATGACCTTCGCGGTCTCCGGCCTCGATGCCGTTCTCGCGGTTTACACGGGGTCCGCAGCCAGCGGGCCCTACTATCTCACCGAAGTCGGCATCAACGACGACGATCCCGCAGGTGGCACGACCGATAGTCTGCTCAACTTCAACGCCGTGGCGGGCAACACCTACTACATCCTGGTCGACGGTGCCGACACGCGGGCCGGTCCATTCAACCTATCTTGGAGCGACGTCGCCACCCGCGCCCCCACCATCACCAATCAATCCGCAGTTTACCTGCCGGCCGGAATTTCCGCAAACTATCCGATCGTGGCGCTCTACAGCGCCACGGACTACGCCGCCACAGGTCTGCCGCCCGGCCTGACGATCAACTCCGCCTCCGGCGGCATTGCCGGCACGCCCACCACACCTGGCACGTTCAACGTGCAGCTCCGCGCCGGCAACACCATCGGTTGGGACACGCGCGCGGTCAGCTTCGTCATCTACGACACGACCGTCGTCCCGCCCAACGACAATTTTGCCAACGCGCAGGCGATCAACGGCGGCTTCGGCTCGCTCGTTGCCAACAACGCCCGTGCCACCGCCGAAAGCGGTGAACCCGTGCACTGGTCAGGCAACTCCCACTCGATCTGGTATCGCTGGCTCGCCCCATCAACAGGCACGGCGCTGCTGACGACCAAAGGTAGCAGCTTCGATACCACGCTGGCAGTCTACACTGGCACCGCCCTTTCGTCCCTCACGATCGTTGCCCGCAACGACGACAGCAATACCGACACGACCAGTCGCCTCACCTTTGCGGCTACGGCAGGCGTCACCTACTATGTCGCGGTCGACAGCTATTCCTCGGGGAGCTACGGCCCCGTGCAACTCAACTGGTCGGGCCTCGCCGCCATGCCTCCTGTGATCGACAGCGCGCTGACCGCCTCAATCACGCGCGACGCTCCGTTCTCCTACTCCATCACCGCCAAAAACACGCCCAACAGCTACAACGCGCTAGGCCTGCCCCCCGGGCTGTCCGTCGACACCGTCACCGGTGTCATTTCGGGCACCCCCACTGCCATCGGCGCATTCGGCGTCAGCATCGCCGCCGCCAACAACTACGGCCGCGATGCCCGCACGCTCGTGATCACCGTGGTGCGTCCCGCTCCGGTGATCACGAGCGCGCTTACTGCCTCGGCGCAGGTTGACTTGCCGTTCCGCTACGCCATCGACGCCACCAATTCCCCCAATGCCTTCAATGCCCTCGGCCTTCCGCCGGGGCTCACCGTCGACACGTCGACCGGCGTCGTCAGCGGCACGCCCAGCGCGAGTGGCGCCTTCGCCATCGCGATTGCCGCCGCCAACACCACCGGCCGCGACTCCCGCATACTTACGCTCACGGTGGCCCCCGCCGTTCCTCCGGTGATCACTAACGGCGCAACCGCGACCGGCTACTTGCGGTTCCCCTTCGAACTGGCGATCGCTGCAACCAACGGACCAACGTCTTTCAGCGCCTCGGGACTGCCCGCCGGTCTTGTGGTTGATCCGGCCACCGGCGCGATTTCCGGCGCGCCCACCGTCATGGGCACGTTTGTCGTTCAGCTGCGCGCGGCAAACAGCGCGGGCTCCGCGATGCGCGACATCACGATGACTGTCGCACGGGCTCCGCAGGATTCGCTCCTGAGCGGCAGCCAGACGGATCTCCTCTTGGAGAATCGAGTGAGCGGCGCACGCGTCATCTGGCGGATGAGCGGCACCTCGATCGTCGGCTCGGCCAACCTTCCGACTTTCACGAGTGGCTGGCATTTTGCGGGCGTCGGTGACTTCAACGCCGACGGTCGCGCCGACATCGTGCTGCAAAACACGCTCTCCGGCGAGCATGTCATCTGGCTGATGAGCGGCGCAACCATCGTCTCCTCCGTTGCGCTTCCCACCCTGCCGACCGTCTGGCAAATCGCATGTGTCGGCGATGCTGACGCGGACGACCAGCCTGATATCTTCCTCCAAAACAGCGCCACTGGTGAACGTGTAGTTTGGAAGATGGCGGGCACGGCGATCCAGTCCTCGCTCGCACTGCCCGCCCTGCCTACCATGTGGTTGATCGGTGGCGCGACCGACTTTTCGGGCGACGGCCGGGCGGATATCGTCCTCCAAAACACCGAAAGCGGCGAACGCGTCCTCTGGATCATGAATGCCGACTTCGCCATCGCCCAATCGGTGACTTTGCCGGCCGGATACGATGGCTGGCGCATCGCGGGGGTTGGACACCTGACCTCCGACGGCCGCCCAAACATCCTCCTCCAAAATGCTCTTTCCGGTGAGCGCCGGCTCTGGTCCCTCGCGAGCGACTATACGGTGGCGGCAACCGTCACGCTGCCAACTCTGCCCGCTGAGTGGTCCTTCGCCGGCCCCGCCATCAACGCAGCGCGGGGGCCGATTGCCAAGGATCTCGATCGGGACGGCTTCCCCGACATCCTCTTTTCCAATCCCACCGAGCGCTCTCGCTGGCTGGCGTCGCTCCGCGATCTCGAGTTCCACACAGTGTTCGAGTTGCCCGGCACTGCGGCGGAATGGCGAGTGTCGCACGGCGGCGACCTCAACGGTGACGGCTACAACGACCTGCTGTTCGAGAACACTGGCACGGGGGCGCGCGGGATCTGGCTGATGCGCGGCCCAACCCTTGTCAGCGCACTGAACCTGCCCACGCTTGCCCCAGGCTGGCGGTTCGAATCCACGACCGATTTGAACCACGACCGCCGCACCGACATTCTGCTCCGCAATATCAACGACGGACAGCAAGTCGTCTGGATTCTCGATGGTTGGCGCGTCCACGCCTCCGTCCCGTTGCCCACGCTTTCGGCGGATTGGCACGTGGTCGGCAGCGGCACTTTCTCCGTCGATGGCCTCGCACAATTCGTCCTCGAGAACTCCAGCACAGGGGAGCATGTGATCTGGTCGGTCAATCCCGACGGCAGCGTTGCGCGGTCCTCTCCCCTTCCGACGCTCGACCGCAGCTGGCACATCGTCGCCGTCGCAGACTACGACCAGGACGGCAACAGCGACCTCCTCGTGCATAACCCGCAGGCCGGCCACCTCATCATCTGGAGAATGAACGGCGCCTCCATCAGCCGCTCGGTGCAGCTCCCCTCAGTCTACGCGCCCAGCCAAATCGATGGCTGA